A section of the Rhizobium sp. SSA_523 genome encodes:
- a CDS encoding DUF1800 domain-containing protein: MANPKDLDAALALWRFGLGAKAGSIGAIKPYPRDLLQQEITEKAVPRPVGAGLLSSRDLLLAFYDYQDQVKAERERPLPAALEPTSAPAAAGPGSGSGSGPNSRRDSRSNSQTSSPGPQDAQAADGPASPGEPMAGATRPVPERGRKGADSQGGKRPFLPQQILLQEADARFNGTIHEPLIGFGERLAMFFANHFAIAAGKSGEVRVLAGCFEREAIRPHLFGRFEDLLVAVETHPAMLIFLDNRQSIGPRSPANRNGKRGLNENLAREILELHTLGVDGGYSQADVTAFARIITGWTVNRNEKRPGPLGVFSFNERAHEPGDHAVLGTTYAEGGFNQGRAVLRDLARHPATARHLAYKLARHFVADQPPPSLVAAMTAAYTKTEGDLSAVYTAMISAEEAWEPRLTKMRPPLQYVTAVLRASGIRPKPRQIVSTLKALGQPLWNPAGPNGFPDVTDGWASPEGLATRIETANLFAHQVQGKIDPRTFAGDRFGPLLSDETLQAISRAETRAQGLSLAFLSPECVRS, from the coding sequence ATGGCAAACCCGAAGGATCTCGATGCGGCTCTGGCGCTCTGGCGTTTCGGCCTCGGCGCCAAAGCCGGCAGCATTGGCGCCATCAAGCCCTATCCGCGTGATCTTCTGCAGCAGGAAATCACAGAAAAAGCGGTGCCGCGACCGGTCGGCGCGGGCCTTCTGTCGTCGCGCGACCTTCTTCTTGCCTTTTATGACTATCAAGATCAGGTGAAAGCGGAGCGCGAGCGCCCGCTTCCGGCCGCCCTGGAGCCCACCTCCGCTCCGGCGGCGGCCGGTCCCGGTTCCGGTTCCGGTTCCGGGCCCAACTCCCGGCGCGACTCTCGTTCCAATTCCCAAACTTCCTCCCCTGGCCCGCAGGATGCTCAGGCAGCCGATGGGCCAGCATCGCCCGGAGAGCCGATGGCCGGCGCGACCCGGCCGGTGCCGGAGCGCGGCCGCAAAGGGGCCGACAGCCAGGGCGGCAAGCGGCCCTTCCTGCCGCAGCAGATCCTGCTGCAGGAGGCGGATGCCCGCTTCAACGGCACGATCCACGAACCGCTGATCGGCTTTGGCGAAAGGCTGGCCATGTTCTTTGCCAACCATTTCGCCATCGCCGCCGGCAAGAGCGGCGAGGTGCGCGTGCTGGCAGGCTGCTTCGAAAGGGAGGCGATCCGCCCCCATCTCTTCGGCCGTTTCGAGGACCTGCTGGTGGCGGTGGAAACCCATCCCGCCATGCTGATCTTCCTCGACAACCGCCAGTCGATCGGTCCGCGGTCGCCGGCCAACCGGAACGGCAAGCGGGGCTTGAACGAAAATCTGGCCCGCGAGATCCTGGAACTGCATACGCTTGGCGTGGACGGCGGCTACAGCCAGGCCGATGTGACCGCCTTTGCGCGGATCATCACCGGCTGGACCGTCAACCGCAATGAAAAGCGGCCGGGGCCGCTCGGCGTCTTCTCCTTCAATGAAAGGGCTCATGAGCCGGGCGACCATGCCGTGCTCGGCACCACCTATGCCGAAGGCGGTTTCAACCAGGGCCGCGCGGTGCTGCGCGATCTCGCGCGCCATCCCGCCACCGCCCGTCACCTTGCCTACAAGCTCGCGCGGCATTTCGTGGCCGACCAGCCGCCGCCGTCGCTGGTCGCGGCCATGACGGCCGCCTATACCAAGACGGAAGGCGACCTTTCGGCCGTCTACACCGCCATGATCTCAGCCGAGGAGGCCTGGGAGCCAAGGCTGACGAAAATGCGCCCGCCGCTGCAATATGTCACGGCGGTGCTGCGGGCCAGCGGCATCCGTCCCAAGCCGCGGCAGATCGTCTCCACCCTCAAGGCGCTCGGCCAGCCACTCTGGAACCCCGCCGGGCCGAACGGCTTTCCGGATGTCACCGATGGCTGGGCCTCGCCGGAAGGGCTCGCCACCCGCATCGAGACGGCCAATCTCTTTGCCCATCAGGTGCAAGGCAAGATCGATCCGCGGACCTTTGCCGGCGACCGTTTCGGGCCGCTTCTCTCGGACGAGACGCTGCAGGCCATTTCCCGGGCCGAGACCCGGGCGCAGGGCTTGTCGCTCGCCTTTCTTTCTCCCGAATGCGTTAGGAGCTGA
- a CDS encoding RNA polymerase sigma factor: MYPVEYESHSDPDAVLLRRVAKGDEAAMRALVDAKLPRLLALAQRMLGDRAEAEDVAQETFLRIWKQAGHWQPGRAKFETWIHRVALNLCYDRLRRRREVAGEGVPEGIDPAPLPDAGLDAADDGQRVERALQRLAPRQREAIILVYYQDLSNRDAAAVMSISVEALESLLSRGRRMLQTLLLGDGENE, encoded by the coding sequence CTGTATCCTGTTGAATATGAGTCTCATTCCGATCCTGATGCGGTCCTGCTTCGGCGCGTGGCGAAGGGGGATGAGGCGGCGATGCGCGCATTGGTGGATGCAAAGCTGCCACGGCTTCTGGCGCTGGCCCAGCGCATGCTGGGCGATCGGGCGGAGGCGGAGGACGTGGCGCAGGAGACCTTTCTGCGCATCTGGAAACAGGCCGGGCACTGGCAGCCGGGGCGCGCAAAGTTCGAAACCTGGATCCACCGGGTTGCGCTGAACCTCTGTTACGACCGCCTGCGGCGGCGGCGCGAGGTGGCGGGCGAAGGCGTGCCCGAAGGCATCGATCCGGCCCCCCTGCCCGATGCCGGCCTCGATGCCGCCGATGATGGACAGCGTGTGGAGCGCGCGCTGCAAAGGCTTGCGCCGCGGCAGCGCGAGGCCATCATTCTGGTGTACTACCAGGACCTGTCCAATCGCGATGCCGCCGCGGTGATGTCGATCAGCGTGGAGGCCCTCGAAAGCCTTTTGTCGCGCGGCCGCCGCATGTTGCAGACCCTCTTGCTGGGAGATGGCGAAAATGAGTGA
- a CDS encoding helix-turn-helix domain-containing protein, giving the protein MLKRLDQTGEPVTATETEAVIARRAAERLQPVAEAQQDITIHIEGSRVVVPLPARAVELMFTVLSAMANGQPISVIPQQAELSTKQAADFLNVSRPFVVKLIDEGRLPARKVNRHRRIKFADLVAFEKASQSERMNALAEMARETRDLELE; this is encoded by the coding sequence ATGTTGAAACGTCTCGATCAGACTGGTGAGCCTGTAACAGCCACTGAAACGGAAGCTGTAATCGCGCGCAGAGCTGCCGAACGCCTGCAACCCGTTGCAGAGGCTCAACAAGACATTACAATTCATATCGAAGGTTCCAGAGTGGTCGTGCCGCTGCCAGCTCGTGCCGTGGAGTTGATGTTCACCGTGCTGTCGGCGATGGCCAATGGACAACCCATATCCGTCATTCCCCAACAGGCAGAGTTATCGACCAAGCAGGCGGCGGACTTTCTGAATGTGTCTCGTCCTTTTGTCGTCAAGCTGATCGACGAAGGGAGGCTTCCTGCACGAAAGGTAAACCGCCACCGTAGGATCAAATTTGCCGATCTGGTCGCATTCGAGAAGGCGTCTCAGAGCGAGAGAATGAACGCATTGGCTGAAATGGCACGAGAGACGAGAGACCTGGAGCTTGAATGA
- a CDS encoding periplasmic heavy metal sensor encodes MTETGYRRLVLGLLVLNTFLMGALAGGGLFYLSGTARQTGQRLPLAGEQLPAAERQALQKALSETRRALRSTQLEARQARVEAAGLMGKPDFDQAALLDALSRARRAESAVRAAVEARALQFAAGLSVDERRRLADGLIEREAPRMPAPK; translated from the coding sequence ATGACGGAGACCGGTTATCGCAGGCTCGTGCTCGGCCTGCTGGTTTTGAACACCTTCCTGATGGGCGCCCTGGCCGGCGGAGGCCTGTTCTACCTTTCCGGCACGGCGCGACAGACGGGCCAGCGACTGCCGCTGGCGGGCGAACAATTGCCGGCGGCAGAGCGACAGGCGCTGCAGAAGGCGCTGTCGGAAACCCGGCGGGCGCTTCGCTCCACCCAGCTCGAGGCGCGACAGGCCCGGGTGGAGGCCGCCGGGCTGATGGGCAAGCCCGATTTCGATCAGGCCGCGCTTTTGGACGCGCTTTCCAGAGCGCGGCGGGCCGAGAGTGCCGTGCGCGCCGCCGTGGAAGCGCGCGCCCTGCAATTTGCCGCGGGGCTTTCGGTCGACGAGCGGCGCAGGCTGGCCGACGGGCTGATCGAGAGGGAGGCGCCGCGGATGCCTGCCCCGAAATGA
- a CDS encoding chloride channel protein: MPFFYRRSKVFRRSRVMRGSWQVWKPRIVFWIGAIAIGMVSVGFAALADKAQHLFQTLRTAGEFGYLAPLLLTPAGFALCAFLAIRFFPNSQGSGIPQAIAARHLHDESSRFYLLSLRIAVGKILLTIIGLFCGASIGREGPTVQVGAAIMLASGRIGGMAQARGLILAGSAAGIAAAFNTPLAGIVFAIEEMSRTFESRSNGLVLTAVILSGLAALGLVGSYTYFGETGVSATTGADWLLVLACGLAGGGLGAMFSAGALSVARRVRRWAQPAPLRRMVGLATACGLAAALIGIVSGGESFGTGYEQSRAILEGASPDPLFFVEKFVSTFLSMASGIPGGIFAPSLTVGVSLGGTLGSLIGGNIALGAVLGMAGYFAGVVQAPMTAFVIIIEMTGNQGAVIPIMAASMIGYVTSRMLSPEPLYHGLSRPFLAQAIRAKRNEEGQKGQAPATR, encoded by the coding sequence ATGCCCTTCTTCTATCGCCGGTCCAAGGTCTTTCGTCGGTCCCGCGTGATGCGCGGCTCCTGGCAGGTCTGGAAACCGCGCATCGTCTTCTGGATCGGCGCGATTGCCATCGGCATGGTCAGCGTCGGCTTTGCGGCCTTGGCCGACAAGGCACAGCATCTGTTCCAGACGCTGAGGACCGCCGGCGAATTCGGCTATCTGGCCCCGCTTCTCCTGACGCCCGCCGGCTTTGCGCTCTGCGCCTTCCTCGCCATCCGCTTCTTTCCCAATTCGCAGGGCAGCGGCATTCCGCAGGCGATTGCCGCGCGCCATCTGCATGACGAGAGCTCGCGCTTCTATCTCCTGTCGTTGAGGATCGCCGTCGGCAAGATCCTCCTGACGATCATCGGCCTGTTCTGCGGCGCCTCGATCGGCCGCGAGGGTCCGACCGTCCAGGTGGGGGCGGCGATCATGCTGGCCAGCGGGCGGATCGGCGGCATGGCGCAGGCGCGCGGCCTCATCCTTGCCGGCTCCGCCGCCGGCATCGCCGCCGCCTTCAACACGCCGCTGGCAGGCATCGTCTTCGCAATCGAAGAGATGAGCCGCACCTTCGAATCCCGCTCCAACGGGCTTGTCCTGACCGCCGTCATCCTCTCCGGCCTTGCCGCGCTCGGCCTTGTCGGCAGCTATACCTATTTCGGCGAGACCGGCGTCTCGGCCACCACCGGCGCAGACTGGCTGCTGGTCCTGGCCTGCGGCCTGGCCGGCGGCGGGCTGGGCGCCATGTTCAGCGCCGGTGCGCTGAGCGTGGCGCGGCGCGTGCGGCGCTGGGCCCAGCCGGCACCGCTTCGGCGCATGGTGGGCCTCGCCACCGCCTGCGGCCTGGCCGCGGCCCTGATCGGCATCGTCTCCGGCGGCGAAAGCTTCGGGACCGGCTACGAGCAGTCGCGCGCCATCCTCGAGGGCGCCTCGCCCGATCCGCTGTTCTTCGTCGAGAAATTCGTCTCCACCTTCCTCTCCATGGCGTCCGGCATCCCCGGCGGCATCTTCGCCCCCTCGCTCACCGTGGGCGTCAGCCTGGGCGGCACGCTCGGCAGCCTGATCGGCGGCAATATCGCGCTCGGCGCCGTGCTGGGAATGGCCGGCTATTTCGCCGGCGTGGTGCAGGCTCCCATGACGGCCTTCGTCATCATCATCGAAATGACCGGCAATCAGGGCGCCGTGATCCCGATCATGGCTGCATCCATGATCGGTTATGTGACCTCGCGCATGCTCTCGCCCGAGCCGCTCTATCACGGATTGTCGCGTCCCTTCCTGGCGCAGGCCATTCGCGCCAAGCGCAACGAGGAGGGCCAGAAGGGCCAGGCGCCGGCGACACGCTAG
- a CDS encoding PIN domain-containing protein: MTSTFTVFIDANVFFGARLRSLVLFLAQSKMFRARWTDKVHEEWMRNVAEKRNIDILRLEKIRTLIDRSVLNCLVTGYEGIEASLDLPDPDDRHILAAAVKTRADMILTFNDRDFPAHIVEPLGIEICHPDDFLLDQFGISEELFIAYVRADFQHYKAPAMSFENYVEDLCKAGVPKTAQVINELRVLIEPD; the protein is encoded by the coding sequence ATGACTTCGACGTTCACCGTCTTCATCGATGCTAACGTCTTCTTTGGAGCGAGGCTGCGAAGCCTCGTTCTTTTTCTGGCCCAGTCTAAAATGTTCCGCGCACGGTGGACTGACAAGGTCCACGAAGAGTGGATGCGCAATGTCGCAGAGAAGCGGAACATTGACATTTTGCGGCTCGAAAAAATCAGAACCCTGATCGACCGCTCCGTATTGAACTGTCTCGTCACCGGCTACGAAGGCATCGAGGCAAGCTTGGATCTGCCGGATCCGGATGACCGGCATATCCTGGCCGCCGCCGTGAAAACGCGCGCCGATATGATCCTCACCTTCAACGACCGTGATTTCCCCGCACATATCGTCGAGCCGCTCGGCATCGAGATCTGCCACCCCGACGACTTCCTGCTGGATCAGTTCGGCATCTCGGAGGAGCTTTTCATTGCCTATGTCCGTGCGGATTTCCAGCACTACAAGGCGCCCGCCATGAGCTTCGAAAATTATGTCGAGGATCTGTGCAAAGCCGGCGTGCCGAAGACGGCGCAGGTCATCAACGAGTTGCGCGTGCTGATCGAACCGGACTGA
- a CDS encoding DUF1501 domain-containing protein, whose amino-acid sequence MSCDCLNPSRRAVLGASGALFAWAFMPKFAHAAQGRDARFVTIILRGALDGLTAVPPVGDPAYQDLRRSIALETGGERAALPLDGFFALHPAMPNFHRLYRAGQAAVIHACATPYRERSHFDGQDVLESGHSAPGYVDNGWLNRLLQGLPAGAQIPPGRTQPRVRGLSVGSTAPLVIRGEAPLLGWAPSVLKAADGDLPPRLMDLYGKTDPLLAQLLKEGIETGRIASGLDVKAKGGAGDPDGMEQMARGAARLLAEEEGPRIAALAFEGWDTHARETERLARLLSGLDRAFAAFQAEMGPAWTDTVVLVATEFGRTARINGTDGTDHGTATTAFLAGGAVRGGRVIADWPGLKDSQLHEGRDLAATTDLRAVVKGIATDLLGADAGHLAEAVFPGSGAVAPMKGLVT is encoded by the coding sequence ATGTCCTGCGATTGTCTCAATCCGTCCCGCCGGGCCGTGCTCGGCGCATCCGGGGCGCTCTTCGCCTGGGCCTTCATGCCGAAATTCGCTCATGCGGCACAGGGGCGCGATGCGCGTTTCGTCACCATCATCCTGCGCGGCGCGCTGGACGGGCTGACCGCCGTGCCGCCGGTGGGCGATCCCGCCTATCAGGACCTGCGCCGGTCCATCGCCCTGGAGACCGGCGGCGAGCGAGCGGCGCTGCCGCTGGATGGCTTCTTCGCGCTGCATCCCGCCATGCCGAACTTCCACCGGCTCTATCGCGCCGGACAGGCGGCGGTGATCCATGCCTGCGCCACCCCCTATCGCGAGCGCTCGCATTTCGATGGCCAGGACGTGCTGGAAAGCGGCCATTCCGCGCCAGGCTATGTGGATAACGGCTGGCTGAACCGGTTGCTGCAGGGCCTGCCGGCCGGCGCGCAGATCCCGCCCGGCAGAACGCAGCCGCGCGTGCGCGGCCTTTCCGTCGGATCGACCGCGCCGCTCGTCATCCGCGGCGAGGCTCCCCTGCTCGGCTGGGCGCCCTCGGTGCTGAAGGCGGCGGATGGCGACCTGCCGCCGCGGCTGATGGACCTGTACGGCAAGACCGACCCTTTGCTGGCGCAACTGCTGAAGGAAGGGATCGAGACCGGGAGGATTGCGAGCGGGCTCGACGTGAAGGCCAAGGGCGGGGCGGGCGATCCGGACGGCATGGAACAGATGGCGCGCGGCGCCGCGCGGCTGCTTGCCGAGGAGGAAGGACCGCGCATCGCGGCGCTTGCCTTCGAGGGCTGGGACACGCATGCCCGCGAGACGGAGCGGCTGGCCAGGCTGCTCTCCGGTCTCGACCGCGCCTTCGCCGCCTTCCAGGCGGAGATGGGTCCCGCCTGGACCGATACGGTGGTGCTGGTGGCGACCGAATTCGGCCGCACCGCCCGCATCAACGGAACGGACGGGACCGATCATGGCACCGCCACCACGGCCTTCCTCGCCGGCGGCGCCGTGCGCGGCGGGCGGGTGATTGCCGATTGGCCGGGGCTGAAGGACAGCCAGCTTCACGAGGGACGCGACCTTGCCGCCACGACGGATCTGCGCGCCGTGGTGAAGGGCATTGCGACCGACCTGCTCGGCGCCGATGCCGGACATCTGGCCGAGGCGGTGTTTCCAGGCTCGGGCGCGGTTGCGCCGATGAAAGGCCTGGTGACGTGA